From a single Leptospira levettii genomic region:
- a CDS encoding TolC family protein: MNVYYKIGIYLSLLFVTSILSEEMKVAQASEALRRQLTDENPRTSLGSSLYPDDQKYTRDIDLETAESLLWKNNLLLIASRFQIDVKKAGILQAGLYANPNIAIDQSIYAEPTQRYFDTTRSGQSVVQVQQVFLLGGKIDKRVKVAELNAKISEQEFYDLTRALITKLRRTFYTIYFYKKAVVFYDQSIASIEKTVESSELAYKRRALLQAEHLRLKALLFFLKKEREDLAIKVYEREAELKVLLNDDMYRDARVEFSPKINEKQLDSIVPNNVKLEDLVEIARENRPDLKKALQTLRYEEANLELQYANAIPDLSFGPVYNRGGTAFQNYWGVTAQLTVPLFDRNQGNIQAAEKAILVRKQELKNNILEVENEVAVAYQSARIKDALYKRFIDAYIKDYGSLSLDMIMSYEKKYITILEFADFFETYRSSVVEMLKLQTDRMEAIENVNYAVGKGIFIPKSENQTYPKSEE; this comes from the coding sequence ATGAACGTTTATTACAAAATCGGCATCTACCTTTCGCTTCTCTTTGTGACATCCATTCTTTCAGAAGAAATGAAAGTCGCACAAGCAAGTGAGGCTCTCAGGAGACAACTAACGGATGAAAACCCAAGGACTTCCCTTGGATCTAGTTTGTACCCAGATGACCAAAAATATACCAGAGACATTGATTTAGAAACCGCTGAATCCTTGTTATGGAAAAACAACTTACTCCTCATCGCATCACGTTTCCAAATCGATGTTAAAAAAGCTGGAATTTTACAAGCAGGGTTATATGCAAACCCTAACATTGCTATTGACCAAAGTATTTATGCGGAACCTACTCAAAGGTATTTTGATACAACTCGTTCGGGTCAATCTGTTGTCCAAGTACAACAAGTATTTTTGCTAGGTGGAAAAATTGATAAACGAGTAAAAGTCGCAGAACTCAATGCGAAAATTTCTGAACAAGAATTTTATGACTTAACAAGAGCACTCATTACAAAACTCAGAAGGACTTTTTATACAATTTATTTCTATAAGAAGGCTGTGGTTTTTTATGACCAAAGTATTGCTTCCATCGAAAAAACAGTAGAGTCTTCCGAACTTGCTTACAAACGAAGGGCTCTGTTACAAGCAGAACACTTACGCCTTAAAGCATTATTATTCTTTCTGAAAAAAGAGAGAGAAGACTTAGCAATTAAAGTCTACGAAAGAGAAGCTGAATTAAAAGTACTACTCAATGATGATATGTATCGAGATGCTAGGGTTGAATTTTCTCCTAAAATCAATGAAAAACAATTAGATTCCATTGTACCAAATAATGTAAAACTCGAAGATTTAGTTGAGATTGCTCGTGAGAATCGACCTGACCTTAAAAAAGCATTACAAACATTACGTTATGAAGAAGCAAATCTAGAACTCCAATACGCAAATGCAATTCCTGATTTATCCTTTGGTCCTGTATATAACAGAGGTGGAACAGCATTTCAAAATTATTGGGGGGTAACTGCACAGTTAACAGTTCCATTATTTGATCGTAACCAAGGGAATATCCAAGCAGCAGAAAAAGCAATTTTAGTCCGTAAACAAGAACTAAAGAACAATATCTTAGAAGTGGAAAACGAAGTAGCGGTTGCTTACCAATCGGCTCGTATCAAAGACGCTTTATACAAACGATTCATCGATGCTTATATCAAGGATTACGGGAGTTTATCTTTGGATATGATTATGAGTTATGAAAAGAAATACATCACGATCCTAGAGTTCGCAGACTTCTTTGAAACATACCGATCAAGTGTTGTTGAGATGTTAAAACTCCAAACTGATCGTATGGAAGCCATTGAAAATGTAAATTATGCAGTGGGAAAAGGAATCTTCATCCCCAAGTCCGAAAACCAAACTTATCCAAAATCTGAGGAATAA
- a CDS encoding efflux RND transporter periplasmic adaptor subunit, which produces MLVTLKSLNQKAKILLISGVVLIVIAVLFLVFSKSAKPAHKHPEKAEVFDDGLRIEFKPNSPGLEIVRSTVIGGGGEFVSLEAPARLIASTSPSVSNGARIILFESAELNDLYVGYVHAKNKLHRSNKNLNRIKDMFVHRVATEKDLVESETDAGNDAAELAEFEGKLRAQGLNPSELSTAGSLKAWIITDVPESQISTLKKGRKVKVVFASFPDEEFIGTAEAIGDNVDPLTRTAKMRIIVVNEKYRLKPGMFGVVKFPEQTGGDSVVLPYTAIVTVEGKNYVFVEEKPLTFKRREVVLGISTKERVNIIEGLSPGEKVAIQGSILLKGLSFGF; this is translated from the coding sequence ATGTTAGTTACCTTAAAATCGTTAAATCAAAAAGCAAAAATCCTCCTGATTTCTGGAGTTGTATTAATTGTTATCGCTGTTTTGTTTTTGGTGTTTTCCAAAAGTGCAAAACCTGCTCACAAACATCCTGAAAAAGCTGAAGTATTTGATGATGGATTGCGAATTGAATTTAAACCCAATAGCCCAGGCCTTGAGATCGTTAGATCAACAGTCATTGGTGGTGGTGGAGAGTTTGTAAGTTTAGAAGCACCTGCAAGGCTAATTGCTTCCACTTCTCCTTCAGTGAGTAATGGAGCAAGAATCATTCTCTTCGAATCAGCAGAGTTAAACGATTTGTATGTTGGTTATGTCCATGCAAAAAACAAACTCCACAGGTCCAATAAAAACCTAAATCGTATTAAGGATATGTTTGTTCACCGAGTTGCTACAGAAAAAGACTTGGTAGAATCTGAAACTGATGCTGGAAACGATGCAGCGGAACTTGCAGAATTCGAAGGAAAACTTCGTGCGCAAGGATTAAATCCAAGTGAGTTAAGTACTGCAGGAAGTTTAAAGGCATGGATCATTACGGATGTTCCTGAATCTCAAATTTCTACCTTAAAAAAAGGAAGAAAGGTAAAAGTGGTTTTTGCCTCCTTCCCTGACGAAGAGTTTATTGGAACAGCAGAAGCCATTGGGGATAACGTAGACCCATTAACTAGAACTGCAAAAATGCGTATCATCGTAGTGAACGAAAAATACAGATTAAAACCAGGTATGTTTGGTGTTGTAAAATTCCCTGAACAAACTGGTGGAGATAGTGTTGTATTACCTTATACAGCAATCGTAACTGTTGAAGGTAAAAACTACGTGTTTGTCGAAGAAAAACCATTAACATTCAAAAGACGTGAAGTTGTTTTGGGAATCTCAACAAAAGAACGAGTGAATATTATCGAAGGACTTTCTCCTGGTGAAAAAGTAGCGATTCAAGGTTCCATATTGTTAAAAGGTCTCAGTTTTGGTTTCTAA
- a CDS encoding FAD-binding oxidoreductase has protein sequence MDFTKTKTELGKLIGEKKVIQKNDGTMDDALFDSYGTDRTKVYPPNYQVLVFPESTEDVASIVSYAYQNGISIVPSGGRTGYAGGAVAKDGEIVISMSKMNQVMDFDPFLGTLHIQAGMITKNLHKEAEERGFYFPVDFAATGSSHIGGNIATNAGGVRVVRYGLIRDWILGLTVVTGKGEVFRFNGEILKNNTGYDLKHLFIGSEGTLGIITEAVVKLTKPPKDIRVIFLAVPEYKNILEIFKETHNFDLPLLAFEFLTDYCLDKVKEHLGVPDPFQAPSKYYVLMEFEVNNETDEEKLYSILESITEKELITDGSIAQNSRQNETFWKYREGISESLSLAYTVHKNDISLPLRNMEAFLGEMTALLSQKYQGFSIALFGHIGDGNLHLNIVKPKDLSDEEFFKQCKQVDPEMFQLIQKFKGSISAEHGIGLLKKDYLGFSRSQGELDTMKAIKLAFDPKGILNPGKVL, from the coding sequence ATGGATTTTACAAAAACAAAAACAGAACTAGGAAAACTCATTGGAGAAAAAAAAGTCATCCAAAAAAACGATGGAACCATGGATGATGCTTTATTCGATTCTTATGGAACCGATCGCACAAAAGTATACCCTCCAAATTACCAAGTTTTAGTCTTTCCTGAATCTACAGAAGATGTGGCATCTATTGTTTCGTATGCTTACCAAAATGGAATCTCCATTGTCCCATCTGGTGGAAGGACTGGTTATGCTGGTGGTGCAGTTGCAAAAGACGGAGAAATTGTCATATCAATGTCCAAAATGAACCAGGTGATGGACTTTGATCCATTTCTTGGCACCTTACACATCCAAGCTGGGATGATCACAAAAAATCTTCACAAAGAAGCTGAAGAAAGAGGCTTTTATTTCCCAGTTGATTTTGCAGCGACTGGATCAAGCCATATCGGCGGAAACATTGCAACAAACGCTGGTGGTGTTCGAGTTGTACGGTATGGACTCATCCGAGATTGGATCTTAGGACTAACTGTTGTTACTGGCAAAGGGGAAGTATTTCGTTTTAACGGAGAAATATTAAAAAACAATACTGGATATGATCTAAAACATTTATTCATTGGTTCGGAAGGAACTCTTGGTATCATCACAGAAGCAGTTGTCAAACTCACCAAACCTCCTAAAGACATTCGTGTGATTTTTTTGGCAGTCCCAGAATACAAAAACATCTTAGAGATTTTCAAAGAAACTCATAACTTCGATTTACCTTTGTTAGCGTTTGAATTTTTAACTGATTACTGTTTGGATAAAGTAAAAGAACACTTAGGTGTTCCAGACCCATTCCAGGCACCTAGCAAGTATTATGTGCTAATGGAATTCGAAGTCAATAATGAAACCGATGAAGAAAAACTCTATTCCATTTTAGAATCCATCACGGAAAAAGAACTCATCACTGATGGTTCCATTGCCCAAAACTCAAGGCAAAACGAAACCTTTTGGAAGTATAGAGAAGGGATTTCGGAATCACTTTCTCTTGCGTATACGGTTCACAAAAATGATATCTCCCTCCCACTCCGAAATATGGAGGCATTTTTAGGAGAAATGACTGCCCTTCTTTCCCAAAAATACCAGGGATTTTCCATTGCCCTTTTTGGTCATATTGGAGATGGGAACCTTCACCTAAACATAGTGAAACCAAAAGACCTCTCGGATGAAGAATTCTTCAAACAATGCAAACAAGTGGACCCTGAGATGTTCCAACTCATCCAAAAATTCAAAGGATCCATCTCTGCTGAACATGGTATTGGTCTCCTCAAAAAAGATTATTTGGGATTTTCACGTTCCCAAGGGGAATTGGACACCATGAAGGCAATCAAATTGGCTTTTGACCCCAAAGGGATTTTGAACCCTGGGAAAGTGCTCTAA